One segment of Pristis pectinata isolate sPriPec2 chromosome 3, sPriPec2.1.pri, whole genome shotgun sequence DNA contains the following:
- the LOC127568577 gene encoding uncharacterized protein KIAA0040 homolog, protein MLEQVSSFVDAIWELIVNKHSEGMYNSVCLVVLLTLPLLLLLLALCLCCQGCCGRGSRCSCCHRRQAMARKKKLDDLWIPSQPQPIMMESLSMSV, encoded by the coding sequence ATGCTGGAGCAGGTGTCTTCGTTTGTGGATGCGATATGGGAGCTGATTGTGAACAAGCACTCGGAGGGGATGTATAACTCGGTCTGCCTGGTGGTGCTGCTGACCCTGCCCTTGCTGCTGCTACTGCTTGCCCTGTGTCTCTGCTGTCAGGGCTGCTGTGGTCGTGGCTCTCGCTGCAGCTGCTGCCACCGACGGCAAGCCATGGCTCGGAAGAAaaagctggatgacctttggattCCAAGCCAGCCGCAGCCCATCATGATGGAGAGCCTCTCCATGTCAGTGTGA